The sequence below is a genomic window from Thalassobaculum sp. OXR-137.
AGCAGGATCGTCTTCGAGCGGCCGGGCGAGCCGATCCTGCTGGTGATCGAGCGCGACGGCGCCACAAGCGAGGTGACGGTGACGCCGGATCCGGTCACGGAGACCGACCGCTTCGGCAACGAGATTTCCTTCGGCCGGCTCGGCATCCAGTCGAACCAGACGACCATCGAGAAGCTCGACCCGCTGAACGCGGTGCTCGTGGCGACCACCGAGACCTTCTCGATCGTGAAGCAGACCCTGGACGCGGTCGGCGAGATGATCATCGGCGTGCGCGGCACCGAGGAACTCGGTGGACCGCTGCGGATCGCCGAGATGTCCGGGACGGTGGCCCAGAGCGGGCTGGTGATGACCCTGTGGTTCACCGCCGTGCTGTCGATCAATCTCGGGCTGATCAACCTGTTTCCGGTGCCGATCCTGGATGGCGGCCACCTGATGTTCTATGCGCTGGAGGCGATCCGCGGGCGGCCGCTGGGCGAGCGGGCGCAGGAATGGGCGTCGATCGCCGGGCTGAGCCTCGTCGTCATGCTGATGCTGTTCGTGACCTGGAACGACCTGATGCGGTTCGATATCGTCGGCTATCTGGGCTCGCTGGTCGGGTAACCGCTTCGACTATCTACGGTTTGCGACTTCGGTGGCCGAGGCTATAGTCGCGCTCCCGGGCTGCGACGCGGGACGAATTTAGTGCCGGCTCCGGCCGGCGGGGTGCTGACTTGACCACTGGGGACCGACCTTGCCCACACGATTGACCCGGCTTAGCCAGGCGGCGACGGTAGCGCTGACCTTGGCCCTCGGCGCAGCCCCCTCGGCCCAGGCGCAGTTCCTCAGCCCGAGCGCGAGCACGGTCACCGACGTGGTGGTTGAGGGGACTCAACGCATCGACCCGGCGACGGTTCGCTCCTATTTGCTGGTCCAGCCCGGCGACAGTTTCGATTCGGACCGGTTGGACCGCTCCCTGAAGGCGCTCTATGCCACCGGCCTCTTCGCCGACGTGACCATGCGCCGCGACGGCGACACGCTGGTGATCAACGTGGTCGAGAACCCGATCATCAACCGCATCGCCTTCGAGGGGAACAAGCGGGTCGACGACGAAGAGCTCGACCGCGAAATCCAGCTCCGCCCGCGTCTGGTCTATTCGCGCACCCGGGTCCAGCAGGACGTCCAGCGCATCATCGAGATTTACCAGCGCTCCGGCCGCTACGCGGTGACCGTCGAGCCGAAGGTGATCCGCCAGGACCAGAACCGTGTCGACCTGGTGTTCGAGATCGACGAGGGCGAGCTGACCCCGGTGCGGACCATCACCTTCCTGGGCAACCGCGAGTTCAGCGATTCGACCCTGCGCGGGGTGATCCAGACCAAGGAATACGCCTTCTACCGGTTCCTCTCCTCCGACGACACCTACGACCCCGACCGGCTGAGCTACGACCGCGAGCTGCTGCGCCGCTACTACCTGGAGAGTGGCTTCGCCGATTTCCGCGTGCTCTCGGCGGTGGCCGAGCTGGCGCCGGACCGCGAGTCCTTCGTGGTAACCTTCACGGTGGAAGAGGGCGAGATCTACACGTTCGGGCCGACGGATTTCGACGTCTCCCTGCCGCGCGTCGACCCGGAAGCGCTGCGCCAGTTCGTGGCGACGGAGGAGGGCGAGACCTACGATTCGACCCTGGTGGACGACACGGTCGATGCCATCACCGACTATCTCGGCACGCTGGGCTATGCCTTCGTGGACGTGCGCCCGCGGGTGAACCGCGACCAGGAGAACCGGACGGTCTCGATCACCTATCAGGTGGGCGAGGCCAGCAAGGTCTTCGTGGAGCGCATCAACATCAACGGCAACGTACGGACGCTCGACCGGGTGATCCGGCGCGAAATGAGCCTGGTGGAGGGCGACGCCTTCAACACCGCCAAGCTGCGGCGCTCCGAGCGGCGGGTCCGGAACCTGGGCTTCTTCAAGAATGTCGACGTGAAGAACTCCGAGGGCAGCGCCCCGGACCGCACGGTGGTCGATGTGGAGGTCGAAGAGCAGTCGACCGGCGAGATTTCGTTCGGTATCGGCTTCTCCACGGCTGAATCGATCATCGGCGATGTCGGCATCCGCGAGCGCAACCTGCTCGGCCGCGGCCAGGACCTGCGCTTCGGCGTCACCGCCTCGGGCCGGTCGACCGAGTTCGACGTGGCCTTCACCGAGCCGTACTTCCTCGACCGCGACGTGGCGGCCGGCTTCGATCTGTTCCGCGTCGAGCGCGAGCTGGACGAGAGCTCCTACGACGAGCTGCGCTTCGGCGGCGTCCTGCGGGCGTCCTATACCCTGCAGCCCGACCTGACCCAGCAGATCAACTACCGGATCGAGCAGACCGAGATTAAGGACGTGGACGACGACGCGTCCCGCTTCATCAAGGATCAGGAAGGCGTGCGCGTGGTCTCCCAGGTCGGCCAGACGCTGACCTACGACAAGCGCGACAACCGCCTGGATCCGCGCGACGGCTACCTGGCTCAGCTCACCACCGAGGTGGCGGGTGCCGGCGGCGACGAGCGGTTCTTCCGGACCCGGGTCAAGGGCGCCTACTACTACCCGTTCGACGAGGTCTGGGGTCTGTCGTTCCTGGGCCAGGCCGGCGTCATCGTCGGGCTCGGCGAAGACGTGTCCATCGCCGAGCGCTTCTTCATCGGCGCCAGTTCGTTCCGAGGCTTCGAGCGGGGCGGCGTCGGCCCGCGCGATACGTCGACGGACGATGCGCTGGGTGCCAACAACTACTATGTCGGCTCCATTGAGCTCGCTTTCCCGAACGGCATGCCGCAGGACCTGGGCGTGCGGACCTTCCTCTTCACAGATGTCGGTAGCGTGTGGGGACTCGACGAGAGCGGCGCCGACGTGGCGGATGCCTCCTCGATCCGCGCCTCCATCGGTCTCGGTATGTCCTTCACGACCGCCTTCGGAACCATTCGGGTCGATGCGGCCGAAGCCGTGGCGAAAGAGGATTTCGACGTTCCCGAGGTTTTCCGCCTGAGCTTCGGCACGCGGTTCTGATGGTGCCCGGCCGACGGCACAGGCCTGAGGGAAGAAACGCGCATCGGGACTGTCCGTGTCCGGTGAGGAGAGCATGATGGTCGGGTCGCTCAGATTTGCGGCGGTGACCGCGGTCGTGGCGCTCGCGCTCCTGTCCGGCGGCACGCAACCGGCATCCGCCCAGGCGGCAAGCAGTCCAATCGCCGTGGTCGATGTCCAGGGTGCCTTGCGCAGCTCTGACGCGGCCAAGGAGATCCAGACGAAGATCAACGAACGCCGCCAGGCCTATCAGCGGCAGGTGAGCGAAGAGGAGAAGGCGCTGCGGGCCGCCGAGCAGGAGCTGCAGCAGCAGCGCTCCGTCCTGGCGCCCGAGGTCTACCAGCAGCGGCTCCGCGCCTTCCGAGATCGGGTGACCGGCGTGCAGAAATCGGTCCAGGAACGCCGCCGGGCGCTGGACCAGGCCTTCACGACCGCGATGAACAAGGTCCGCGACGTGCTGGTGTCGGTGATTGCCGAAATCGCCGACGAGCGCGGCGCCCAGGTCGTGCTGTTCAAGGAACAGATCGTCATCGCGGAAAAATCTCTGGATTTCAGCGACGAGGCGCTGCGCCGCCTCAACCAGCGGCTACCGACGGTTCCGGTCGATCTGCCGCCGCTGGATTGACGGCAGGAGGAGGGACGACAGCCATGGTCGACAGCCGGTTCCATAGCGAGGCGGGACCCTTCACCCTGGGTCAGATCGTCGAGATGACGGGTGCGGAGCTGCGCGCCGGGGGAGACCTCGATCGACCGTTCAGCGATGTCGGCACGCTCGAGGGCGGCGGCCCGCAGGATGTGGCCTTCCTGGAGAACCGGCGCTACGCGGAAGGTTTCCGAACCTCCCGGGCGGGCGCCTGCTTGGTCACGGCCGAATTCGCCGATCAGGCGCCGGACGGCATGGCGGTTCTGATTACCGCGCTGCCGCGCCGCAACTACGCACGGCTCGCCCGCCTGTTCCATCCGGAGCAGACCCCTGTGGCCGCGGTGCACCCCGCCGCGGTGGTCGATCCGACGGCGACCCTCGGGGCCGGAGTGTCGGTCGGGCCGGGAGCCGTGGTCGGCGCCGGGGCGGTTCTGGGCGACGGCGCCTGGATCGAGGCGAATGCCGTGATCGGCGAGGCGGTGGAGATCGGCGCCGGCACCCGGGTCGGAGCCGGTGCCACCATCTCCCACGCGCTGATCGGGGCCCGATGCTTCATCTATCCCGGTGCCCGCATCGGCCAGCCCGGATTCGGCTTCGAGATGGACGCCAACGGGCCGTTCCTGGTGCCCCAGCTCGGACGGGTCATCGTCGAGGACGATGTGGAGGTCGGCGCCAACACGACCATCGACCGGGGCAGCAATGCCGACACCGTGATCGGGCGGGGGTCGATGATTGATAATCTAGTTCAAATCGGTCACAACGTCGTCCTCGGGCGCGGCTGCATCATCGTTTCCCAGGTGGGCATTTCCGGAAGCACCCGGTTGGGCGATCGCGTCGTGCTTGCCGGGCAGACCGGTGTCGCCGGTCACCTGGAGATCGGCAGCGACGTTCAGGTCGCGGCCAAATCCGGCGTCAACCGCAGCCTGCCCGGGGGTGCCGCCTATGGCGGCGCACCGGCCATTCCGGTGCGCGAGTGGCGGCGGCAGATCGCGGCATTGAAGAGGCTGGGCCAGGGGACGTCCGCTCCCGGCTCTACCAAAGAGGGTGAGGCGGGAAAGTCATGAATGATGCGGTGAACGAGCCGGTGAACGGATATCCGGATATCGACGTGATGCGGGTCATGGAGCTGATTCCGCACCGCTATCCGTTCCTTCTGGTCGACAAGGTCGTCCAGATCGAACCGAATGTCGGCTGCATCGGCATCAAGAACGTCACCATCAACGAGCCGTTCTTCGCCGGCCACTTCCCGCAGCGACCGGTCATGCCGGGCGTTCTGATCGTGGAATCCATGGCGCAGACCGCCGGCTGCCTCGTCGTCGCGACGCTGGGGCCGGAATCCGAGGGCAAGCTCGTTTACTTCATGACGGTCGACAACGCCCGGTTCCGCCGCCCGGTGGTGCCCGGCGACCGTCTGGAGGTGCATGTGAAGAAATTGCGCAATCGCGGAAACGTCTGGAAGTTCGAGGGGCAGGCCAAGGTGGACGGTGTCCTCGTGGCCGAGGCGACCTACTCGGCGATGATTCTGGACAATTGAGGAGGTGGCCGTGGCCACGCAGATCCACCCGACGGCGGTGGTCGAGCCCGGCGCGCGCCTGGGCGAGGGCGTCCGGATCGGAGCCTTTTCGATCGTCGGTCCGGAGGTGTCGCTGGGCGACGGCTGCGTTCTGCACGGCCATGTCGTGGTCGGCGGCCGCACGACCATCGGCCCGCGCACCCAGATCTTTCCCTTCGCCAGCATCGGCCTGCAGCCGCAGGACCTGAAGTACAAGGGCGAGCCCTCGACGCTGGAGATCGGCGCCGACAACGTCATCCGCGAGCATGTGACCATGAACCCCGGCACC
It includes:
- the rseP gene encoding RIP metalloprotease RseP → MIDIIADYALPFLVILTVLVFVHEWGHYFVARRNGVRVEAFAIGFGPELFGWNAKSGTRWKLCAIPLGGYVKMFGDADPASAGAADDTGFTEQDRRESFHHKSLGARAAIVAAGPAANFIFAILVLAGLYMMAGRPYAPAVVDAVMENSAAQRAGLQVQDRIVSADGAEVSRFSDLSRIVFERPGEPILLVIERDGATSEVTVTPDPVTETDRFGNEISFGRLGIQSNQTTIEKLDPLNAVLVATTETFSIVKQTLDAVGEMIIGVRGTEELGGPLRIAEMSGTVAQSGLVMTLWFTAVLSINLGLINLFPVPILDGGHLMFYALEAIRGRPLGERAQEWASIAGLSLVVMLMLFVTWNDLMRFDIVGYLGSLVG
- the lpxD gene encoding UDP-3-O-(3-hydroxymyristoyl)glucosamine N-acyltransferase, with translation MVDSRFHSEAGPFTLGQIVEMTGAELRAGGDLDRPFSDVGTLEGGGPQDVAFLENRRYAEGFRTSRAGACLVTAEFADQAPDGMAVLITALPRRNYARLARLFHPEQTPVAAVHPAAVVDPTATLGAGVSVGPGAVVGAGAVLGDGAWIEANAVIGEAVEIGAGTRVGAGATISHALIGARCFIYPGARIGQPGFGFEMDANGPFLVPQLGRVIVEDDVEVGANTTIDRGSNADTVIGRGSMIDNLVQIGHNVVLGRGCIIVSQVGISGSTRLGDRVVLAGQTGVAGHLEIGSDVQVAAKSGVNRSLPGGAAYGGAPAIPVREWRRQIAALKRLGQGTSAPGSTKEGEAGKS
- a CDS encoding OmpH family outer membrane protein translates to MVGSLRFAAVTAVVALALLSGGTQPASAQAASSPIAVVDVQGALRSSDAAKEIQTKINERRQAYQRQVSEEEKALRAAEQELQQQRSVLAPEVYQQRLRAFRDRVTGVQKSVQERRRALDQAFTTAMNKVRDVLVSVIAEIADERGAQVVLFKEQIVIAEKSLDFSDEALRRLNQRLPTVPVDLPPLD
- the bamA gene encoding outer membrane protein assembly factor BamA, giving the protein MPTRLTRLSQAATVALTLALGAAPSAQAQFLSPSASTVTDVVVEGTQRIDPATVRSYLLVQPGDSFDSDRLDRSLKALYATGLFADVTMRRDGDTLVINVVENPIINRIAFEGNKRVDDEELDREIQLRPRLVYSRTRVQQDVQRIIEIYQRSGRYAVTVEPKVIRQDQNRVDLVFEIDEGELTPVRTITFLGNREFSDSTLRGVIQTKEYAFYRFLSSDDTYDPDRLSYDRELLRRYYLESGFADFRVLSAVAELAPDRESFVVTFTVEEGEIYTFGPTDFDVSLPRVDPEALRQFVATEEGETYDSTLVDDTVDAITDYLGTLGYAFVDVRPRVNRDQENRTVSITYQVGEASKVFVERININGNVRTLDRVIRREMSLVEGDAFNTAKLRRSERRVRNLGFFKNVDVKNSEGSAPDRTVVDVEVEEQSTGEISFGIGFSTAESIIGDVGIRERNLLGRGQDLRFGVTASGRSTEFDVAFTEPYFLDRDVAAGFDLFRVERELDESSYDELRFGGVLRASYTLQPDLTQQINYRIEQTEIKDVDDDASRFIKDQEGVRVVSQVGQTLTYDKRDNRLDPRDGYLAQLTTEVAGAGGDERFFRTRVKGAYYYPFDEVWGLSFLGQAGVIVGLGEDVSIAERFFIGASSFRGFERGGVGPRDTSTDDALGANNYYVGSIELAFPNGMPQDLGVRTFLFTDVGSVWGLDESGADVADASSIRASIGLGMSFTTAFGTIRVDAAEAVAKEDFDVPEVFRLSFGTRF
- the fabZ gene encoding 3-hydroxyacyl-ACP dehydratase FabZ, whose amino-acid sequence is MNDAVNEPVNGYPDIDVMRVMELIPHRYPFLLVDKVVQIEPNVGCIGIKNVTINEPFFAGHFPQRPVMPGVLIVESMAQTAGCLVVATLGPESEGKLVYFMTVDNARFRRPVVPGDRLEVHVKKLRNRGNVWKFEGQAKVDGVLVAEATYSAMILDN